A portion of the Musa acuminata AAA Group cultivar baxijiao chromosome BXJ1-1, Cavendish_Baxijiao_AAA, whole genome shotgun sequence genome contains these proteins:
- the LOC135587357 gene encoding sialyltransferase-like protein 1, producing MKGTLRVLFRLLILIGVFSVLGFRAVLQDGRRRERQPPEAPPVNATLLRLAAVEQRETELQKDVDDLLDGTFLFGHGGDGAGGRPRTNSDWRRENHLDVLRRHEMRFSQRLRAPKDYRALPDFRRPLRDWFRRRRFHPGIMSELVEHIKRPIDRHHGRLDTEAERYGSCAVVGNSGILLNNDHGELIDGHELVIRLNNARIKGYGHKVGSKTGLSFVNSNILHLCARRHDCFCHPYGENVAMVMYICQAAHFLDYAACNSSHKAPLLITDARFDMLCARIVKYYSLKRFVETTGKAPEEWAKAHDPRTFHYSSGMQAVMLALGICDRVGVFGFGKLPEAKHHYHTNQKAELDLHDYEAEYDLYRDLAEQPQVIPFLQDSGIKFPPIVFYH from the coding sequence ATGAAGGGAACTCTGCGTGTGTTGTTCCGTTTGTTGATCCTGATCGGGGTGTTTTCAGTCCTTGGCTTCCGGGCTGTGCTCCAGGACGGCAGGCGCCGCGAGCGGCAGCCTCCGGAGGCGCCACCGGTCAACGCGACGCTCCTCAGGCTGGCTGCTGTGGAGCAACGGGAGACGGAGCTGCAGAAGGACGTCGACGACCTCCTTGACGGGACCTTCCTATTCGGCCACGGCGGCGACGGCGCCGGGGGGCGGCCCCGGACCAATTCGGACTGGCGGCGGGAGAACCACCTCGATGTGCTGCGGCGGCACGAGATGCGGTTTTCCCAGCGGCTCCGCGCCCCCAAGGACTACAGGGCCTTGCCCGACTTCCGCCGCCCCCTTCGTGACTGGTTCCGGCGCCGCCGATTCCATCCCGGGATCATGTCGGAGCTAGTCGAGCACATCAAGCGCCCCATCGATCGCCACCACGGCCGCCTCGACACCGAGGCAGAGCGTTATGGCTCCTGCGCGGTGGTTGGCAACAGCGGGATCCTTCTGAACAACGACCACGGCGAGCTGATCGACGGCCACGAGCTTGTGATCCGTCTCAACAACGCCCGCATCAAAGGGTACGGCCACAAGGTGGGCTCAAAGACCGGCCTTTCCTTCGTCAACAGCAACATACTCCACCTGTGCGCTCGACGGCACGACTGTTTCTGCCATCCATACGGCGAGAACGTCGCCATGGTCATGTACATCTGCCAAGCCGCCCATTTCCTCGACTACGCCGCCTGCAACTCCTCCCACAAGGCGCCGCTCCTCATCACGGACGCGCGGTTCGATATGCTCTGCGCCCGCATCGTCAAGTACTACTCGCTGAAGAGATTTGTGGAGACGACCGGGAAGGCGCCGGAGGAGTGGGCGAAGGCCCACGACCCGAGGACGTTCCATTACTCATCGGGCATGCAGGCGGTGATGCTGGCGTTGGGAATCTGCGACAGAGTTGGCGTCTTCGGATTCGGGAAGTTGCCGGAGGCGAAGCACCATTACCACACCAACCAGAAGGCGGAGCTGGACTTGCATGATTACGAGGCGGAGTATGACTTGTACCGCGACCTGGCTGAGCAGCCGCAGGTAATACCGTTTCTTCAAGACTCCGGCATTAAGTTTCCCCCGATAGTATTCTACCACTGA
- the LOC135676658 gene encoding acidic endochitinase-like, with protein MAIRSPTSLLLFAFLMLALTGRLQARPSSCIGVYWGQNTDEGSLADACATGNYDYVNIATLFKFGMGQTPEINLAGHCDPRNNGCARLSSEIQSCQERGVKVMLSIGGGGSYGLSSTEDAKEVASYLWHSFLGGSAARYSRPLGDAELDGIDFNIAGGRTEHYDELAAFLKAYNEQEAGTKKVHLSAAPQCPFPDYWLGNALRTDLFDFVWVQFFNNPSCHFSQNAINLANAFDNWVMSIPAQKLFLGLPAAPEAAPSGGYIPPHELISQVLPILKDSDKYAGIMLWNRYHDRLSGYSSQVKSHVCPARGFSNILSMPVKSSK; from the coding sequence ATGGCGATCCGATCGCCAACTTCGCTGCTGTTATTTGCGTTCCTGATGCTTGCGCTCACGGGAAGACTGCAGGCCCGGCCCAGCTCATGCATTGGCGTCTACTGGGGACAAAACACCGACGAGGGAAGCTTAGCAGATGCTTGTGCCACAGGCAACTACGATTACGTGAACATCGCCACCCTTTTCAAGTTTGGCATGGGCCAAACTCCAGAGATCAACCTCGCCGGCCACTGTGACCCTCGGAACAACGGCTGCGCGCGCTTGAGCAGCGAAATCCAGTCCTGCCAGGAGCGTGGCGTCAAGGTGATGCTCTCCATCGGAGGTGGCGGGTCTTATGGCCTGAGTTCCACCGAAGACGCCAAGGAAGTAGCGTCATACCTCTGGCACAGTTTCTTGGGTGGTTCTGCTGCTCGCTACTCGAGACCCCTCGGGGATGCGGAACTGGATGGCATAGACTTCAACATCGCCGGAGGGAGAACAGAACACTATGATGAACTTGCCGCTTTCCTCAAGGCCTACAACGAGCAGGAGGCCGGAACGAAGAAAGTTCACTTGAGTGCTGCTCCGCAGTGTCCTTTCCCGGATTACTGGCTTGGCAACGCACTCAGAACAGATCTCTTCGACTTCGTGTGGGTGCAGTTCTTCAACAACCCTTCGTGCCATTTCTCCCAGAACGCTATCAATCTTGCAAATGCGTTCGACAATTGGGTCATGTCCATCCCTGCGCAAAAGCTGTTCCTTGGGCTTCCTGCTGCTCCTGAGGCTGCTCCAAGTGGTGGCTACATTCCACCCCATGAGCTCATATCTCAAGTTCTTCCGATCCTAAAGGATTCCGACAAGTACGCAGGAATCATGCTGTGGAATAGATACCACGACAGACTCTCCGGCTACAGTTCTCAAGTCAAGTCCCACGTGTGTCCAGCGCGTGGGTTCTCCAACATCTTATCTATGCCGGTGAAGTCTTCCAAGTAA